A region from the Planifilum fulgidum genome encodes:
- the ytxC gene encoding putative sporulation protein YtxC, whose amino-acid sequence MTVYQLSLPDRVPEAVCHLWNCLDEQVVRMQFRGIAFRIREERIGSRVIFLCDDSGGGEAESREVRHGIGLAVAQYIRSYHEPHLVRDAVRKAFPFQPSGSDAAEKAVLSWIGKKRRRKPSLGLDWKIAGQVSGFLKESRRLAVDGFIRFRLKGYHRVFSRLLEQAVREYRLEQEYREFIELLRYFVSTQKTRIPVIHVLHFGKSRFHLMKGDGTPLRLKDVEGAVQELGEHPFSREDMIVSALLSAAPEFVVLHTRQREETIIRTVRKIFEGRIVLCEGCPLCREGASRETLD is encoded by the coding sequence GTGACCGTCTATCAGTTATCCCTGCCGGACAGGGTTCCGGAAGCCGTATGCCACCTGTGGAACTGCCTGGATGAGCAGGTGGTTCGGATGCAGTTCCGCGGGATTGCCTTCCGCATCCGGGAAGAGCGGATCGGCTCCCGCGTCATCTTTCTGTGCGATGACAGCGGCGGGGGCGAGGCGGAATCGAGGGAGGTCCGTCACGGAATCGGCCTGGCCGTCGCCCAATATATCCGTTCCTATCACGAACCGCATCTGGTCCGCGATGCCGTCCGGAAAGCCTTCCCCTTCCAGCCTTCGGGATCCGACGCCGCCGAAAAGGCGGTGCTGAGCTGGATCGGCAAGAAACGGCGGCGCAAACCTTCCCTCGGGTTGGACTGGAAAATTGCGGGGCAGGTGTCCGGCTTCCTCAAAGAGAGCCGCAGGTTGGCCGTCGACGGGTTCATCCGCTTTCGCCTGAAGGGGTACCACCGGGTTTTTTCCCGGCTTTTGGAGCAGGCTGTCCGGGAGTACCGCCTGGAGCAGGAATACCGGGAGTTCATCGAGCTCTTGCGGTATTTCGTTTCCACCCAAAAGACCCGGATTCCCGTCATTCACGTCCTCCATTTCGGAAAAAGCCGGTTCCACCTGATGAAGGGGGATGGAACCCCCCTGCGTCTGAAGGACGTGGAGGGAGCCGTGCAGGAATTGGGGGAACACCCCTTTTCCCGGGAGGATATGATCGTGAGCGCGCTTTTGTCGGCGGCTCCGGAGTTTGTGGTGCTTCACACCCGACAGCGCGAGGAGACGATCATCCGCACGGTGCGCAAAATTTTCGAGGGCCGGATCGTTCTTTGCGAGGGCTGCCCCCTTTGCCGGGAAGGGGCGAGCCGCGAAACCCTTGACTGA
- the thrS gene encoding threonine--tRNA ligase, protein MGVAVKLPDGSVREYDQPVSVAEVAASISRGLLKKAIAGKVNGKVVDLSATVPDQAEVKVLTLDDPEGLEVYRHSTAHLMAQALKRLYPGVKLGIGPVIEDGFYYDIDCPEKITPEDFPKIEAEMQKIVKEDFPIRRKVVSREEAIRIYEEVGDHLKLELIRDLPEDEEISIYEQGEFFDLCRGPHVPSTGRLKAFKLLSVAGAYWRGDSNNQMLQRIYGTAWPKQSQLEDYLKRLEEAKKRDHRKLGRELKLYMFSDEAPGMPFYLPGGMAIRNELENFSRELQKKAGYQEVRTPLIMNRRLWEQSGHWEHYRENMYFTEVDDTVFAVKPMNCPGHMLIFKNEVRSYRDLPLRLAEYGHVHRHELSGALNGMLRVRSFTQDDAHIFVRPDQIEEEVARVMELVDRMYSVFGFPYTVELSTRPENSMGSDALWEKAESALKAVLDGSGVEYRINEGDGAFYGPKIDFHIRDALKRSHQCATIQLDFQMPEKFDLSYVGEDNQRHRPVVIHRAIYGSIDRFIGILVEHYGGAFPLWLAPVQARVLTIADAHADYARKVLEELKEAGIRAELDDRSEKIGYKIREAQLQKIPYMLVVGEKERESGTVAVRKRSEGDQGAKPVSEVIAQMKAEIEAKE, encoded by the coding sequence ATGGGCGTGGCGGTCAAACTTCCGGACGGATCCGTCCGGGAATACGATCAGCCCGTGTCGGTGGCGGAGGTGGCGGCCTCCATCAGCCGCGGGCTCTTGAAAAAGGCGATCGCGGGAAAAGTGAACGGCAAGGTGGTCGACCTGTCAGCGACGGTGCCGGATCAGGCGGAGGTCAAGGTGCTCACCTTGGATGATCCGGAAGGGCTGGAGGTGTACCGGCACAGCACGGCGCACCTGATGGCCCAGGCCCTCAAGCGGCTCTATCCCGGGGTGAAACTGGGGATCGGGCCGGTCATCGAAGACGGTTTTTATTACGACATCGACTGTCCGGAAAAGATCACCCCGGAGGATTTTCCGAAGATCGAGGCGGAAATGCAGAAGATCGTGAAAGAGGATTTTCCCATCCGCCGGAAGGTGGTTTCCCGGGAGGAAGCGATCCGCATCTACGAGGAGGTGGGGGATCACCTCAAGCTGGAGCTCATCCGGGATCTGCCGGAAGACGAGGAGATCAGCATCTATGAGCAAGGGGAGTTTTTCGACCTCTGCCGGGGTCCGCACGTTCCCTCGACGGGCCGGTTGAAGGCCTTCAAGCTGCTCAGCGTCGCCGGAGCCTACTGGCGGGGGGACAGCAACAACCAGATGCTGCAGCGGATCTACGGCACCGCCTGGCCGAAGCAGTCGCAGCTGGAGGATTACTTAAAACGGTTGGAAGAGGCGAAAAAGCGGGACCATCGAAAGCTGGGGCGCGAATTGAAGCTGTACATGTTTTCCGACGAGGCGCCGGGAATGCCTTTCTATCTGCCGGGCGGCATGGCGATCCGCAACGAGCTCGAGAACTTTTCCAGGGAATTGCAGAAAAAGGCGGGTTATCAGGAGGTCCGCACACCCCTGATCATGAACCGGCGGTTATGGGAGCAATCGGGCCACTGGGAACACTACCGGGAAAACATGTATTTCACCGAAGTGGACGACACCGTGTTCGCCGTCAAGCCGATGAACTGCCCCGGCCACATGCTGATTTTCAAGAACGAGGTGCGTTCTTACCGGGATTTGCCTCTTCGCTTGGCGGAATACGGTCACGTGCATCGGCATGAACTTTCCGGAGCGTTGAACGGGATGCTCCGGGTGCGCTCTTTCACCCAGGATGACGCGCACATCTTTGTTCGCCCCGATCAGATCGAGGAAGAGGTTGCCCGCGTGATGGAGCTGGTCGATCGGATGTACTCCGTGTTCGGGTTTCCCTACACGGTGGAATTGTCCACCCGGCCGGAGAACTCGATGGGCTCGGATGCGTTGTGGGAGAAGGCCGAGTCGGCGCTGAAGGCGGTGCTGGACGGATCGGGGGTGGAGTACCGGATTAACGAGGGGGACGGAGCCTTTTACGGACCCAAGATCGACTTCCACATCCGGGACGCCTTGAAGCGCAGCCACCAATGCGCCACCATCCAGTTGGACTTCCAGATGCCGGAGAAATTCGACCTTTCCTATGTGGGGGAGGATAACCAGCGCCACCGGCCGGTGGTGATCCATCGGGCGATCTATGGTTCCATCGACCGGTTTATCGGAATTTTGGTGGAGCACTACGGAGGCGCGTTTCCCCTGTGGCTCGCGCCGGTGCAGGCCCGGGTGCTCACGATTGCCGATGCGCATGCCGATTACGCCCGCAAGGTCCTGGAGGAGCTGAAGGAGGCGGGCATCCGCGCCGAACTGGATGACCGCAGCGAAAAGATCGGCTACAAGATTCGCGAGGCCCAGCTGCAGAAGATCCCCTACATGCTGGTCGTCGGGGAGAAGGAGCGGGAAAGCGGCACCGTGGCCGTGCGGAAGCGCTCCGAAGGGGATCAGGGTGCGAAACCCGTAAGCGAAGTGATCGCCCAGATGAAAGCGGAGATCGAGGCGAAAGAATAG
- a CDS encoding GNAT family N-acetyltransferase, producing MGRAVRLERMILRGTEERDLDAVLKMEADARRWVIAWPQKAHRDAMRDPDAEHWVMEDPETGQPIGYAILRGIQNPHGSIELMRIVVSRPGRGLGKEALRFFIRRCFDDLGAHRLWLDVMEHNERARRAYESLGFVREGTLRECLKIEGRYVSLHVMSILRNEAVKAI from the coding sequence GTGGGCCGGGCCGTTCGTCTGGAACGCATGATCCTGCGCGGAACGGAGGAGAGGGATTTGGATGCCGTGCTTAAGATGGAAGCCGATGCCCGCCGGTGGGTGATCGCCTGGCCCCAAAAAGCGCATCGGGATGCCATGAGGGATCCCGATGCGGAACACTGGGTGATGGAGGATCCCGAAACCGGCCAACCCATCGGTTATGCGATTCTGCGGGGCATCCAAAATCCCCACGGTTCCATCGAACTGATGCGGATCGTGGTGTCCCGGCCGGGCCGGGGGCTGGGAAAAGAAGCCCTGCGGTTCTTCATCCGTCGATGCTTTGACGACCTGGGGGCCCATCGCCTGTGGCTCGATGTGATGGAGCACAACGAAAGGGCCCGCCGCGCGTACGAATCGCTCGGTTTCGTCCGGGAAGGAACGCTCCGGGAATGCCTGAAGATCGAAGGCAGGTATGTTTCCCTTCACGTCATGTCCATCCTGAGAAACGAGGCGGTGAAGGCGATCTGA
- the infC gene encoding translation initiation factor IF-3, which translates to MSKEHQVNEAIRAREVRVIGPDGSQLGIKHIKEALRLAQEHDLDLVNVAPHAKPPVCRIMDYGKYRYEQSKREKEARKRQKIIQVKEIRFSPSIEEHDLQTKLRNVRRFLQSGDKVKLTIRFRGREITHQALGRAILNRMAEEVKDLGEVERQPRLEGRQMIMILTPKQQS; encoded by the coding sequence ATCAGCAAGGAACATCAAGTCAATGAAGCGATTCGTGCTCGCGAGGTTCGCGTGATTGGCCCTGATGGGTCGCAGTTGGGTATCAAGCACATCAAGGAGGCGCTGCGGCTGGCCCAGGAGCACGACCTCGACCTGGTCAATGTGGCTCCCCATGCGAAGCCTCCGGTGTGCCGGATCATGGATTACGGAAAGTACCGCTATGAACAGAGCAAGCGGGAAAAAGAGGCCCGTAAGCGGCAGAAGATCATCCAGGTGAAAGAAATCCGCTTCAGCCCGTCGATCGAAGAGCACGATCTGCAAACCAAGCTGCGCAATGTGCGGCGGTTTTTGCAGAGCGGAGACAAGGTGAAGCTGACCATCCGCTTCCGCGGACGGGAAATCACTCACCAGGCGCTGGGGAGGGCGATTTTGAACCGGATGGCCGAGGAAGTGAAGGACCTCGGCGAGGTGGAGCGCCAGCCCCGCCTGGAAGGGCGGCAAATGATCATGATTCTGACTCCGAAACAGCAGTCTTGA
- the rpmI gene encoding 50S ribosomal protein L35: MPKMKTRRAAAKRFDKTGTGKIKRNRAFKSHLLEGKTSKRKRRLRKGALMSKGDVKRTRQLIAYK, translated from the coding sequence ATGCCGAAGATGAAGACGCGTCGAGCAGCGGCCAAACGATTCGACAAGACGGGAACGGGCAAGATCAAGCGCAACCGCGCCTTTAAGAGCCATCTGCTCGAGGGCAAAACGTCGAAGCGGAAGCGCCGACTCCGCAAGGGCGCTCTGATGAGCAAGGGCGACGTCAAGCGGACGCGCCAATTGATCGCCTATAAATAA
- the rplT gene encoding 50S ribosomal protein L20, whose translation MARVKGGYVTRRRRKKVLKLARGYFGSKHALFRTAKQQVMKSWMYAYRDRRQRKRDFRKLWIARINAAARMNGLSYSRLMHGLKLAGVKINRKMLADLAVNDAKAFSELAELAKQQIKA comes from the coding sequence GTGGCACGGGTGAAAGGCGGATACGTGACACGGCGGCGGCGCAAAAAGGTGCTGAAGTTGGCCCGCGGCTACTTCGGCTCGAAGCATGCGCTGTTCCGCACGGCGAAGCAGCAAGTGATGAAGTCCTGGATGTACGCCTACCGCGACCGGCGTCAGCGCAAGCGCGATTTCCGCAAACTGTGGATCGCCCGCATCAACGCGGCGGCGCGGATGAACGGCCTGTCCTACAGCCGGTTGATGCACGGGCTGAAGCTGGCCGGCGTGAAAATCAACCGGAAGATGCTGGCCGATTTGGCCGTCAACGATGCGAAGGCCTTCTCCGAACTGGCGGAGCTGGCCAAGCAGCAAATCAAGGCGTAA
- a CDS encoding pirin family protein, with translation MIRIIPSEKRYRADHGWLITYHSFSFAEYYDPSNIRFGALRVFNDDTVQPGRGFGEHPHADMEIMTYVIDGTLEHRDSLGNRGLLHAGEVQRMTAGTGIFHSEYNASKERPVHFLQIWFLPEKKGLPPSWEQKKFSSEQKRNRLLPVVSGRPAEGALHIHQDVTVYLSLLEAGKEVRHRQEAGRRMYLFVIDGTVALNEKHPMKKGDSARITGLSELTVATREGAEFMLMDLA, from the coding sequence ATGATCCGGATCATTCCTTCCGAAAAGCGATACAGGGCGGACCACGGCTGGCTTATCACCTACCACAGCTTTTCCTTCGCCGAATACTATGATCCCAGCAACATCCGGTTCGGTGCCCTGCGGGTGTTCAACGACGACACCGTTCAACCGGGTCGAGGATTCGGCGAACATCCTCACGCCGACATGGAAATCATGACCTATGTGATCGACGGCACCCTGGAACACCGGGACAGCCTGGGCAACCGGGGATTGCTCCATGCCGGAGAGGTCCAGCGGATGACGGCGGGAACGGGCATCTTTCACTCCGAATACAACGCCTCGAAGGAAAGGCCCGTCCATTTTCTGCAGATCTGGTTTTTGCCCGAGAAAAAGGGATTGCCCCCTTCCTGGGAACAGAAGAAATTTTCCTCCGAACAGAAGCGGAACCGGCTCCTGCCCGTCGTTTCCGGACGACCGGCCGAAGGGGCCCTGCACATCCACCAAGACGTGACCGTTTACCTCTCCCTCCTGGAGGCGGGCAAGGAAGTCCGCCACCGCCAAGAGGCGGGCCGCCGGATGTATCTCTTCGTGATCGACGGAACCGTCGCATTAAATGAAAAGCATCCGATGAAAAAAGGGGATTCCGCGCGGATCACCGGGCTGTCCGAACTGACTGTCGCCACCCGAGAGGGCGCCGAATTCATGTTGATGGATTTGGCTTGA
- a CDS encoding bile acid:sodium symporter family protein yields MSPFISALRLIDRYFILWLLIVSCIAYFFPSPFTGISPWIPLLLGVVMFGMGTTLSADDFRLILKQPVPVLIGVAAQYVIMPGAAFLIALLFRLPPDLAAGMILVGASPGGTASNVIVYLARGDVPLSVTMTTVSTLLAPIFTPLLMLLLADRWLPVEPWSLFQSIVQVVIVPVVLGILVKRFFPVAVKKATPALPAVSVLAIIAIVAGIIANGADQLLAAPIIFLAVMLHNLAGLALGYLAARLLRQDEARCRAISVEVGMQNSGLAVALATAHFNPIAALPGAIFSVWHNISGSLLTAYWGKKKIEKASASGMTADS; encoded by the coding sequence TTGTCGCCCTTCATCTCCGCACTCCGCCTGATCGACCGCTATTTCATCCTTTGGCTGCTGATCGTCTCCTGCATCGCCTATTTCTTTCCGTCCCCCTTCACCGGGATCAGTCCGTGGATCCCGCTCCTTTTGGGCGTCGTCATGTTCGGCATGGGAACCACCCTTTCGGCGGATGATTTCCGCCTCATCCTGAAGCAGCCCGTTCCGGTTTTGATCGGCGTCGCCGCCCAATACGTCATCATGCCCGGAGCGGCCTTCCTGATCGCCTTGCTGTTCCGGCTGCCCCCGGATTTGGCCGCGGGAATGATTCTGGTGGGAGCAAGCCCCGGCGGAACCGCCTCCAACGTCATCGTCTACCTGGCCAGGGGGGACGTGCCCCTGTCGGTCACCATGACGACCGTCTCCACGCTGTTGGCTCCCATTTTCACTCCGCTGTTGATGCTGCTTTTGGCCGATCGGTGGTTGCCCGTCGAACCCTGGTCCCTATTCCAATCCATCGTGCAGGTGGTGATCGTGCCCGTCGTCCTGGGAATCCTGGTCAAACGCTTTTTCCCGGTCGCCGTGAAGAAGGCGACGCCCGCCCTGCCGGCCGTCTCCGTCCTCGCCATCATCGCCATCGTCGCCGGCATCATCGCAAACGGGGCCGATCAGCTGTTGGCCGCCCCGATCATCTTCCTGGCGGTGATGCTGCACAACTTGGCCGGGCTGGCCCTGGGGTATCTCGCCGCCCGCCTTCTCAGGCAGGACGAGGCGCGCTGCCGGGCCATCTCGGTGGAGGTGGGAATGCAGAATTCCGGTTTGGCCGTCGCCCTGGCCACCGCCCACTTCAATCCGATCGCCGCCCTGCCCGGCGCCATCTTCAGCGTCTGGCACAACATTTCCGGTTCCCTGCTGACCGCCTACTGGGGAAAAAAGAAAATCGAAAAGGCCTCTGCTTCCGGAATGACGGCCGATTCCTAA
- a CDS encoding helix-turn-helix transcriptional regulator, whose product MIKNRVRELRQQKNVTQIQMARDLQITRQTLIAIERHKYHPSLELAFRIARYFGKRVDEVFLWEEDGD is encoded by the coding sequence GTGATCAAAAATCGCGTCAGGGAGCTCAGACAGCAGAAGAACGTGACCCAGATCCAAATGGCGCGGGATCTGCAGATCACCCGGCAAACCCTGATCGCCATCGAACGGCACAAATACCATCCGAGTCTGGAACTGGCCTTCAGGATCGCCCGCTATTTCGGGAAGCGGGTGGATGAAGTTTTTTTGTGGGAGGAGGATGGGGATTGA